Proteins encoded in a region of the Corynebacterium genitalium ATCC 33030 genome:
- a CDS encoding type 1 glutamine amidotransferase, with protein MDNIRIGLVLPDVLGTYGDDGNALVLRGRARMRGMTADIVPIKLGEPVPDDLSCYTIGGGEDAAQVLAAEHLRADGGLTRAAAASRPIFAVCAGLQVLGVSFHAQGSAVDGLSLIDATTTPLSTRSIGEVSSAPTKAGITRELTQPLTGFENHLGGTVLGPDAEPLGTVRTGNGNGGGAGSARVEGVVQGSVIATYMHGPALARNPELADLILAQALDIPLSDLAPLELPEVDRLRLERLKG; from the coding sequence GTGGATAACATCCGCATTGGCCTTGTCCTGCCTGACGTCCTAGGCACCTACGGCGACGACGGCAACGCGCTCGTCCTGCGCGGCCGCGCCCGAATGCGCGGCATGACCGCCGACATTGTGCCGATCAAGCTCGGCGAGCCGGTTCCCGACGACCTGTCCTGCTACACCATCGGCGGCGGTGAGGACGCAGCCCAGGTTCTCGCCGCGGAGCACCTGCGCGCCGACGGCGGCCTCACCCGCGCCGCTGCTGCAAGCCGCCCCATCTTCGCCGTGTGCGCAGGGTTGCAAGTACTCGGTGTCTCCTTCCACGCGCAAGGCTCCGCCGTCGACGGCCTGTCGCTTATCGACGCCACAACCACCCCCCTATCCACCCGCTCCATCGGCGAAGTCTCCTCGGCCCCGACCAAAGCCGGCATCACCCGCGAGCTGACCCAGCCGCTGACCGGTTTTGAGAACCACCTCGGAGGCACCGTCTTGGGCCCCGACGCCGAGCCGTTGGGCACCGTCCGGACCGGCAACGGCAACGGCGGCGGTGCTGGCAGTGCCCGCGTCGAAGGGGTTGTCCAAGGCAGCGTGATCGCCACCTACATGCACGGCCCGGCGCTGGCCCGCAACCCTGAACTGGCGGACCTCATCCTCGCCCAGGCGCTAGACATTCCCCTGTCCGACCTCGCGCCCCTCGAGCTTCCCGAGGTCGATCGCCTGCGCCTCGAGCGCCTGAAAGGCTAA
- the recR gene encoding recombination mediator RecR — translation MFEGPLQDLIDEFSRLPGVGPKSAQRIAFHLLKTDPEDIDRLRAALGAVRDGVTFCRICSNVSREEVCRVCADSGRDAGLICVVEDAKDIQVIERTGEYTGRYHVLGGALDPLANVGPKDLSISSLLQRIGGVLPDRDPDDADSIPEIHEVILATDPDTEGEATASYLARLLKDFPELTVSRLASGMPLGGDLEFVDELTLSRALSGRLTL, via the coding sequence GTGTTTGAAGGCCCGCTGCAAGATCTGATCGATGAATTTTCCCGCCTGCCCGGTGTCGGACCGAAGTCGGCGCAACGGATTGCGTTCCACCTGCTCAAGACCGATCCGGAGGACATTGACCGGCTCCGCGCGGCGTTGGGGGCAGTCCGTGACGGGGTGACCTTCTGCCGGATCTGCAGCAACGTTTCCCGCGAGGAAGTCTGCCGAGTCTGTGCGGACTCGGGGCGCGACGCGGGACTGATCTGCGTTGTCGAGGACGCAAAGGACATCCAGGTCATCGAGCGCACAGGGGAGTACACGGGCCGTTACCACGTGCTCGGCGGGGCACTGGACCCGCTGGCGAATGTCGGGCCGAAGGACCTGTCCATCTCGTCGCTGTTGCAACGGATTGGCGGGGTGTTGCCGGACCGCGATCCGGATGACGCAGATAGCATCCCCGAGATTCACGAGGTCATCTTGGCCACCGACCCCGATACAGAGGGTGAGGCCACAGCGTCCTACTTGGCTCGGCTGCTCAAGGACTTCCCGGAACTGACTGTGTCGCGGTTGGCATCGGGCATGCCGCTCGGCGGGGATTTGGAGTTCGTGGACGAACTCACCCTTTCCCGCGCGTTGTCCGGCCGCCTCACTTTGTAG
- a CDS encoding YbaB/EbfC family nucleoid-associated protein: protein MTQPDQPGMPDMQELIRQAAEVQAQMQRAQEEILATNVQGTAGGGLVTITMTGGADITDLKIDPEAVDPEDVETLQDLILAAYRDAHTKAGQLAQEKLGPLTQPGAGEGNDFTQMFGG, encoded by the coding sequence ATGACTCAGCCCGATCAGCCCGGTATGCCCGATATGCAGGAACTCATCCGCCAGGCGGCTGAGGTTCAGGCGCAGATGCAGCGCGCGCAGGAGGAAATCCTCGCGACCAACGTGCAGGGCACCGCTGGTGGCGGCCTGGTGACCATCACGATGACCGGTGGCGCAGACATCACCGACCTGAAGATCGACCCGGAGGCTGTTGATCCCGAAGATGTGGAGACCCTCCAGGACCTGATCCTCGCCGCATACCGCGATGCGCACACCAAGGCTGGCCAACTCGCCCAAGAGAAGCTCGGCCCGCTGACCCAGCCGGGCGCGGGTGAGGGTAACGACTTCACCCAGATGTTCGGCGGCTAG
- a CDS encoding DNA polymerase III subunit gamma and tau has translation MALYRKYRPGSFAEMIGQDQVTRPLSTALDNGRINHAYLFSGPRGTGKTSSARILARSLNCVEGPTSTPCGVCASCVSLAPGGPGNLDVTELDAASHRGVEDMRALRESAMFAPAESRYRVFIVDEAHMITREGANALLKVVEEPPEHLVFIFATTEPENIIGTIRSRTHHYPFRLLTPNAMRSLLERTVAAEGVTVSDDVYPLVIRAGGGSPRDTLSILDQLLAGAGPDGLTYDLALPLLGVTDLSLIDATVDALAERNPAALFQTVDDVIEAGHEPRRFAIDLLDRLRDLMILREVPDAFDQGLVDAPTDRAQILAAEADSFTGTQLAHLATEVNERLGMLRGATSPRLLLEIMMAHLLGVSAGTQAPAAITGLEEIRDASAEAVGMGDQPRGAAAALAAAAAVQATADVVSQSTPAPREAPKAQPAQPQQSQQSRPAQPAPSEPAQPSAPEPQEQTAQPAQPEPEQPAHPEPGQPEREPSRSEPQEQAEPRERAEPEPTEPVSEATSDGSDDSASDDLMDRIHREWITLRQFVGERNKVAEIMLTEAKPLGMENGTLIVGHNTGALANAINSEHNNVDIVAAFAEKLGTEVAVRCVVGTDPKAAGFEPQPPPKRNEWKPTPPPNPTPSQPAVPQPEARQEQEKNPDEVRAENPTDTADGSAAQDNPSVTPEPAPAPVEDDESQPDAGTDEPDAVPDGSEETSALATEYAATQEGPAQSALTQELTGAAAAAAAAAAAVGRRSRNRDFQGFSDGTPLPPEPADDFPDAPDEEPAAYSREDEERDMVDQSQEAGELDRRNPTEMAMELLADELGARPL, from the coding sequence GTGGCTCTCTACAGGAAGTACCGCCCAGGCTCGTTCGCCGAGATGATCGGGCAGGACCAGGTGACCCGCCCGCTGTCGACCGCGCTGGACAACGGGCGGATCAACCACGCTTATTTGTTCTCGGGGCCGAGGGGTACGGGCAAGACGTCGTCGGCACGCATTTTGGCGCGGTCGCTGAACTGCGTCGAAGGGCCGACGTCGACACCGTGCGGAGTGTGCGCCTCGTGCGTGTCGCTCGCGCCGGGTGGGCCGGGCAACCTCGATGTGACAGAGCTTGACGCCGCATCGCACCGCGGTGTGGAGGACATGCGTGCGCTGCGTGAGAGCGCCATGTTCGCGCCGGCGGAGTCGCGCTATCGCGTCTTCATCGTCGATGAGGCGCACATGATTACCCGCGAAGGCGCGAACGCCCTGCTCAAAGTGGTGGAGGAGCCGCCGGAGCATCTCGTATTCATCTTCGCAACGACGGAGCCGGAAAACATCATCGGCACGATCCGTTCGCGCACCCACCACTACCCATTCCGCCTGCTCACGCCGAACGCGATGCGCTCACTACTCGAGCGCACAGTCGCGGCCGAGGGCGTGACTGTCTCCGACGACGTGTATCCACTGGTCATCCGTGCCGGCGGCGGTTCCCCGCGTGACACGCTGTCCATCTTGGATCAGCTGCTCGCGGGCGCAGGCCCCGACGGGTTGACCTACGATCTCGCGTTGCCGTTGCTGGGGGTCACGGATCTTTCGCTTATCGACGCGACTGTCGACGCCCTCGCCGAGCGCAACCCTGCAGCCCTTTTCCAAACGGTGGATGACGTCATCGAAGCCGGCCACGAACCTCGCCGCTTCGCCATCGACCTGCTTGATCGGTTGCGCGACCTGATGATCCTGCGGGAAGTGCCCGACGCCTTCGACCAGGGGCTTGTCGACGCACCGACCGACCGCGCCCAGATCCTTGCCGCCGAAGCCGACTCTTTCACCGGCACCCAGCTGGCGCACCTGGCCACAGAGGTCAACGAGCGACTCGGGATGCTGCGCGGCGCGACCTCCCCTCGCCTGCTGCTGGAAATCATGATGGCGCACCTGCTCGGCGTGTCCGCCGGCACCCAGGCCCCAGCTGCCATTACAGGTCTGGAGGAGATTCGCGATGCCTCCGCTGAAGCTGTCGGCATGGGTGACCAGCCGCGCGGTGCCGCCGCTGCGCTCGCGGCCGCTGCCGCGGTGCAGGCCACAGCCGACGTAGTGTCGCAATCCACGCCGGCGCCGCGGGAAGCGCCCAAAGCGCAGCCTGCACAACCCCAGCAGAGCCAACAGTCGCGTCCGGCACAGCCAGCCCCGTCCGAACCTGCCCAGCCATCGGCGCCGGAGCCGCAGGAACAGACTGCGCAGCCCGCTCAGCCGGAGCCGGAGCAGCCCGCTCATCCGGAACCGGGGCAACCGGAGCGTGAGCCTTCGCGCTCCGAGCCTCAGGAGCAGGCTGAACCGCGAGAGCGTGCCGAACCGGAGCCGACGGAACCGGTTTCGGAGGCAACGTCGGACGGTAGTGATGACAGCGCCAGCGATGACCTTATGGACCGTATTCACCGCGAATGGATCACGCTGCGCCAGTTCGTGGGCGAGCGCAACAAGGTCGCGGAGATCATGCTGACCGAGGCCAAGCCGTTGGGCATGGAAAACGGCACCCTCATTGTCGGCCACAACACCGGCGCTTTGGCCAACGCCATCAATTCCGAGCACAACAACGTCGACATCGTTGCTGCGTTCGCCGAGAAACTCGGCACTGAAGTCGCCGTGCGCTGTGTGGTGGGTACGGACCCAAAAGCCGCGGGCTTTGAGCCCCAACCCCCACCGAAACGCAACGAGTGGAAACCGACCCCGCCACCAAATCCAACGCCGAGCCAGCCGGCGGTGCCTCAGCCAGAGGCGAGACAGGAGCAGGAGAAGAACCCCGACGAAGTCCGCGCAGAGAATCCGACAGATACGGCTGACGGTTCCGCCGCTCAGGACAACCCGTCGGTGACTCCGGAACCCGCTCCCGCGCCTGTGGAAGACGACGAGAGCCAGCCCGACGCCGGGACGGACGAACCGGATGCGGTGCCGGACGGCTCGGAGGAGACGTCGGCACTTGCAACGGAGTACGCGGCGACTCAAGAGGGCCCGGCCCAGAGTGCACTCACCCAAGAACTCACCGGGGCAGCAGCTGCAGCGGCTGCGGCAGCTGCCGCGGTAGGTCGTCGATCCCGTAACCGCGACTTCCAGGGCTTCAGCGATGGCACCCCGTTGCCGCCTGAGCCTGCCGACGATTTCCCCGACGCGCCCGATGAGGAACCCGCCGCCTACTCGCGCGAGGACGAAGAGCGCGACATGGTCGATCAGTCCCAGGAGGCTGGAGAGCTCGATCGCCGCAACCCGACGGAAATGGCGATGGAGTTGCTTGCCGACGAGCTCGGCGCCCGTCCCCTGTAA